The Microbulbifer sp. YPW1 genome contains a region encoding:
- a CDS encoding alpha/beta fold hydrolase, whose protein sequence is MICAERFSAIALHKGFSCVLLLLFAVLSASPVSAKESPFDRYPIHFTTVNDTAIAYQDMGPNDGEPVLLIMGLGAQMLHWGDTLVQGLLDRGYRVVLLDNRDAGLSQKFYGLSAPPVWWTVVRTKVGFYPTPAYTLEDMAADAVGVLDALEISRAHVVGASMGGMISQVLTANYPQRVASLTSIMSSSGAPDLPESSREAIMALAEGAKSGLARDEELENRVMIARAIGSPEFFDEEYARQLATRVLNRGSYPPGTIRQLQAILASGDRSPMLATIDVPTLVIHGDRDPLLPPDHGRDTAEKIPGAQLVMIAGMGHSLEPEVSERVLNVLPPFWESEHSGDIKKSADRPEKSVEPETVVLSIEEPEAPAKPSGAAH, encoded by the coding sequence ATGATCTGTGCTGAACGTTTTTCTGCAATAGCGCTACACAAGGGATTTTCCTGTGTCTTATTGCTGCTGTTTGCCGTGCTTTCAGCGAGTCCTGTCTCTGCCAAAGAGAGCCCGTTTGATCGTTACCCGATTCACTTTACTACTGTGAATGACACCGCCATTGCCTATCAGGATATGGGGCCAAATGACGGCGAACCGGTTCTGCTGATCATGGGCCTCGGGGCTCAGATGCTGCACTGGGGGGATACGCTGGTACAGGGACTGCTGGATCGCGGCTACCGCGTTGTGTTGTTGGATAACCGCGATGCGGGACTGTCGCAGAAATTCTACGGTTTATCCGCGCCGCCAGTTTGGTGGACGGTGGTGCGCACCAAGGTCGGGTTCTATCCCACCCCCGCCTATACCCTCGAGGACATGGCGGCCGATGCGGTGGGTGTACTGGACGCGCTGGAAATATCGCGCGCACATGTGGTGGGCGCCTCCATGGGAGGAATGATTTCCCAGGTTTTGACTGCCAACTATCCACAGCGGGTTGCCAGTCTCACTTCCATCATGTCCAGCTCCGGCGCACCGGACCTGCCGGAGTCCAGCCGCGAAGCCATTATGGCGTTAGCAGAAGGGGCCAAGTCAGGGCTTGCCCGGGACGAGGAGCTGGAGAATAGGGTGATGATCGCACGCGCGATTGGATCGCCAGAGTTTTTCGATGAGGAATACGCGCGGCAGCTGGCAACCCGGGTATTGAATCGCGGCAGTTATCCACCGGGAACCATTCGACAGCTCCAGGCCATTCTCGCCAGCGGTGATCGCTCTCCCATGCTGGCAACCATCGATGTGCCGACCCTGGTGATTCACGGCGACCGAGACCCGCTACTGCCACCGGACCACGGGCGGGATACTGCGGAAAAGATCCCCGGCGCCCAGCTGGTGATGATAGCGGGGATGGGACATTCACTGGAGCCAGAGGTCAGTGAGCGTGTACTCAATGTGCTGCCCCCGTTTTGGGAGTCGGAGCATAGCGGGGATATCAAGAAGTCCGCTGACCGGCCCGAAAAATCGGTCGAGCCGGAAACTGTTGTCCTGAGTATTGAAGAACCCGAGGCACCCGCCAAGCCTTCGGGTGCTGCTCACTGA
- a CDS encoding glutathione peroxidase codes for MSDIYSIPVQSSDGKPTTLEEYKGKVLLIVNTASKCGFTPQYKGLEELYRKYKDKGLVILGFPCNQFGQQEPGSDSEIQEFCTLNYGVSFPVYAKLDVNGSNAHPLFSTLKKSAPGILGTEGIKWNFTKFLVNRDGEVVNRYAPKDKPADLAADIESLL; via the coding sequence ATGTCCGATATCTATTCCATTCCGGTTCAGTCCAGTGATGGTAAGCCCACCACTCTGGAAGAGTACAAAGGCAAAGTACTGTTGATTGTGAATACCGCGAGCAAGTGCGGATTCACACCCCAGTACAAGGGATTGGAAGAGCTGTACCGCAAGTACAAAGACAAGGGACTGGTAATACTCGGATTTCCATGCAATCAATTTGGCCAGCAGGAGCCCGGCAGCGATAGCGAAATCCAGGAGTTCTGTACCCTGAACTATGGGGTGAGCTTTCCGGTGTACGCAAAGCTAGATGTGAATGGGAGCAATGCGCATCCGTTGTTTTCCACGCTGAAGAAAAGTGCTCCGGGCATCCTGGGTACCGAGGGGATCAAGTGGAATTTCACCAAGTTCCTGGTAAACCGGGACGGGGAGGTGGTGAACCGTTATGCGCCCAAAGACAAGCCTGCAGACCTGGCCGCGGACATTGAGAGCCTGCTTTGA
- the rimI gene encoding ribosomal protein S18-alanine N-acetyltransferase: MKSHSRDARPAPDVDAVTTLILQQAQLSDADALATLARSAHSHPWSAKQYRDSLESGHICWVFHAPANATPGAIDEREIAACCVVSRVFDEIEILDVAVAPRWRRLGVAERLLQDIFSCLPEDVARVLLEVRVSNRAARGLYHKLGFTEDGRRKNYYPKSDGSREDALLMSLVL, from the coding sequence TTGAAATCTCACTCCCGTGATGCTCGCCCCGCGCCCGACGTCGATGCGGTGACCACCTTGATCCTGCAACAAGCGCAGCTGTCAGATGCCGACGCCCTGGCAACCCTGGCACGCAGTGCCCACAGCCACCCGTGGAGCGCAAAACAATATCGCGATAGCCTCGAGTCGGGCCATATCTGCTGGGTATTCCACGCGCCGGCTAATGCGACGCCGGGCGCAATCGATGAGCGGGAGATTGCCGCCTGCTGTGTCGTCAGCCGCGTGTTTGATGAAATAGAAATTCTCGACGTGGCAGTGGCTCCGCGCTGGCGACGCTTGGGTGTCGCGGAGCGGTTACTGCAGGACATTTTTTCCTGTCTGCCCGAGGACGTGGCGCGGGTCCTGCTTGAAGTGCGGGTATCCAATCGCGCGGCGCGTGGGCTCTACCACAAGCTCGGTTTTACCGAAGACGGTCGCAGGAAAAACTACTATCCGAAGTCCGATGGCAGCCGCGAAGACGCATTGCTGATGAGTCTGGTATTGTAG
- a CDS encoding TSUP family transporter yields the protein MIQLAGDLTPAVYLILTIVAFAAGFISSIAGAGGMITLPALLWAGIPPLDALGTNKFQSVFGTLSSTLNFFQKGHLDFRPLWPGLLAAIGGSCLGTWSVTRLGGEQLQTLLPILLIVISLYFAFSPRIADIDAKPRMGNGWFNLLIGGGIGFYGGFFGPGMGSFYALAFAALLGYNMRKATAHTKPLVLATNTTSMCIFMAAGHLLWSLALCMSAAQFVGARLGSNLVIARGAALVKPVIIVATLVLAVKLLLEA from the coding sequence GTGATTCAACTTGCCGGTGACCTGACACCCGCTGTCTATCTGATTCTTACCATAGTCGCCTTTGCCGCTGGCTTTATCAGCTCTATTGCCGGCGCCGGCGGCATGATCACCTTGCCGGCACTGCTGTGGGCCGGCATACCACCGCTGGATGCGCTGGGAACCAATAAATTCCAGAGCGTTTTCGGCACCCTGTCTTCGACCCTGAATTTCTTCCAGAAAGGGCACCTGGATTTTCGTCCCCTGTGGCCGGGCTTGCTGGCGGCCATTGGTGGTTCCTGTCTGGGCACCTGGTCGGTAACCCGGCTCGGGGGAGAGCAGCTGCAGACCCTGCTGCCGATACTGTTGATCGTCATTTCCCTGTACTTTGCATTTTCCCCGCGCATTGCCGATATCGATGCAAAGCCGCGAATGGGCAACGGCTGGTTCAACCTGTTGATCGGTGGGGGGATCGGCTTTTACGGTGGATTTTTCGGGCCCGGTATGGGTTCCTTCTACGCGCTCGCATTTGCCGCGCTGCTGGGGTACAACATGCGCAAGGCTACGGCACATACCAAACCGCTGGTACTGGCTACCAATACCACATCCATGTGTATATTCATGGCCGCCGGGCACCTGTTGTGGTCCCTGGCCCTGTGCATGTCTGCGGCCCAGTTTGTCGGCGCCAGGCTGGGGTCGAATCTGGTGATCGCGCGTGGCGCGGCACTGGTGAAGCCCGTAATCATCGTGGCCACCCTTGTCCTGGCGGTCAAACTTTTACTGGAGGCGTGA
- a CDS encoding aminopeptidase P family protein: MSQERLEALQQALSTQQVQGFLVPRCDEYQNEYVPAADERLAWLTTFDGSAGLAAVTTERAALFVDGRYTIQAKQQIGTQPIEQHNLAPADIANWLCSALREGDVLGYDPRLHTEPGLAPLKKRLDECGIQLRALDTNPIDSIWQDRPAAPSGPARPHPQTFTGEDSDSKRQRIAQLLADKNQEALWLANPEVCAWLFNIRGSDIPHLPVALSMGFLYRDGSATLYLAENAIGDALRQHLGHQVELVTEKSALFAAAERQHVQRVWADPALTNCWTLHELRNREIQVLLERDPITGAKAIKNSVELEGSRAAHIRDGAALCEFLAELPDAVKGENFGELEAVKLLREKREQREGFTDDSFDSISGYRGNGAIVHYRVTPESSLRMEAQGIYLIDSGGQYPDGTTDVTRTVALGKFPAQAKDHFTRVLKGHIAIASLRFPVGTCGEQIDAFARKSLWDAGLDYAHGTGHGVGSFLSVHEGPQRIGKANTNIPLEAGMIVSNEPGFYLTDEYGIRIENLIFVRESPEHAGFLEFEELTLAPIERQLIEPTLMTEKELQWLNDYHRKVRETLMPLVDEKTQVWLDAVTQPIY, from the coding sequence ATGAGTCAGGAACGATTGGAGGCACTACAGCAGGCGCTATCCACACAGCAGGTACAGGGCTTCCTGGTGCCCCGGTGCGACGAGTACCAGAACGAATATGTTCCCGCTGCTGACGAGCGTCTCGCCTGGCTTACCACCTTTGACGGCTCCGCCGGTCTCGCCGCCGTCACCACCGAGCGCGCCGCCCTGTTCGTCGATGGCCGCTACACCATCCAGGCCAAACAGCAGATCGGCACCCAGCCCATCGAGCAGCACAACCTCGCCCCCGCAGACATCGCCAACTGGCTGTGCAGCGCCCTCCGTGAAGGCGACGTCCTCGGCTACGATCCGCGGCTACACACCGAACCCGGCCTCGCCCCCCTCAAGAAACGTCTGGACGAGTGCGGTATCCAGCTGCGCGCCCTGGACACCAACCCCATCGACAGTATCTGGCAGGACCGTCCTGCGGCGCCCTCCGGCCCCGCGCGCCCCCATCCCCAGACCTTTACCGGCGAAGATTCCGACAGCAAGCGCCAGCGTATCGCCCAGTTGCTCGCCGACAAAAACCAGGAAGCCCTGTGGCTCGCCAACCCCGAAGTGTGTGCCTGGCTGTTCAACATCCGCGGTAGTGATATCCCACATTTGCCCGTCGCCCTCTCTATGGGCTTCCTGTACAGGGACGGCAGCGCCACCCTGTACCTGGCGGAAAACGCCATCGGCGACGCCCTGCGCCAGCACCTCGGCCATCAGGTCGAACTGGTGACCGAAAAATCTGCACTGTTTGCCGCCGCCGAGCGCCAGCATGTGCAGCGGGTGTGGGCAGACCCCGCACTCACCAACTGCTGGACCCTGCACGAACTCAGAAACCGCGAAATACAGGTACTGCTCGAGCGAGACCCAATCACCGGCGCCAAGGCCATCAAGAACTCTGTGGAACTGGAAGGCAGCCGCGCGGCCCATATCCGCGACGGCGCCGCCCTGTGCGAGTTTCTCGCAGAGCTGCCCGACGCGGTAAAGGGAGAAAATTTTGGTGAACTGGAAGCGGTAAAACTGCTGCGGGAAAAACGCGAACAGCGGGAGGGATTCACCGACGACAGCTTTGATTCCATCTCCGGCTATCGGGGTAACGGCGCAATTGTGCACTACCGCGTAACCCCGGAATCCAGCCTGCGGATGGAAGCCCAGGGCATTTATTTGATCGACTCCGGCGGCCAGTACCCGGATGGCACCACCGACGTCACCCGCACCGTCGCGTTGGGCAAATTCCCCGCGCAGGCAAAAGATCATTTCACCCGGGTGCTCAAGGGGCATATCGCCATCGCGAGCCTGCGCTTCCCCGTCGGCACCTGTGGCGAGCAGATCGATGCCTTCGCCCGCAAATCCCTGTGGGATGCCGGACTGGATTACGCCCACGGGACCGGACACGGCGTCGGCAGTTTTCTGAGCGTGCACGAGGGTCCGCAGCGTATCGGCAAGGCGAATACCAATATACCTTTGGAAGCGGGCATGATCGTTTCCAACGAACCGGGTTTTTACCTGACGGACGAATACGGTATCCGCATCGAAAACCTGATCTTCGTCAGGGAGAGCCCTGAGCATGCAGGCTTTCTGGAATTCGAGGAACTGACGCTTGCACCAATCGAACGCCAGCTGATCGAGCCGACCCTGATGACGGAAAAGGAATTGCAGTGGCTAAATGACTATCACCGGAAAGTACGCGAAACCCTGATGCCACTGGTGGATGAAAAAACTCAAGTGTGGCTGGATGCGGTTACTCAGCCCATCTATTAA
- a CDS encoding 1-acyl-sn-glycerol-3-phosphate acyltransferase → MMTVTVAKKTTIPAHLPEEMPRNGNWFTRGTGLLIVKALGWRIHGEFPQEKKVMVALAPHTSNWDFVVAMPFILALGLKASWLMKKEAFFFPFKNLFKWLGGIPTDRSAAGGMAKQVASQFRKNEKMWVAITPEGTRKKTAKWKNGFLRIAYAADVPVVLIAWDFPSKQICVDSVYRPTGNLENDMREIQRRFHKYQGRNPEYQTDFDEAA, encoded by the coding sequence ATGATGACCGTGACTGTTGCCAAGAAAACCACCATCCCCGCGCATTTGCCTGAAGAAATGCCACGTAACGGCAACTGGTTTACCCGTGGCACCGGTCTGTTGATCGTGAAAGCACTGGGCTGGCGTATCCATGGCGAGTTTCCGCAAGAAAAGAAGGTGATGGTGGCGTTGGCCCCGCACACTTCCAACTGGGACTTTGTGGTGGCGATGCCATTTATCCTTGCGCTGGGCCTCAAGGCGTCCTGGCTGATGAAGAAGGAAGCGTTTTTCTTCCCGTTTAAAAACTTGTTCAAATGGCTCGGCGGAATCCCCACCGATCGCTCTGCTGCGGGTGGAATGGCCAAGCAGGTAGCGAGTCAGTTTCGAAAGAATGAAAAAATGTGGGTCGCCATTACCCCGGAAGGTACCCGCAAGAAGACCGCTAAATGGAAGAACGGGTTTCTGCGTATTGCCTATGCGGCGGATGTGCCAGTGGTTCTGATAGCGTGGGATTTTCCCAGCAAGCAGATCTGTGTGGACTCTGTTTACCGGCCCACCGGTAATCTGGAAAACGATATGCGTGAAATCCAGAGACGTTTCCATAAATACCAAGGTCGCAACCCGGAATACCAGACGGATTTTGACGAAGCGGCCTGA
- a CDS encoding MATE family efflux transporter, with protein MPSNRNQPSLLEGPVAGHLRRLALPMVWGILATMSFNVVDTYFVAQLGSAPLAAMSFTFPVVMVINALAIGLGAGTSSAVARAYGAGDMQRVRQLVSDATFLALLIALVVSAAGLLTIEPLFRLLGAQERLLPLIADYMVPWYFGAVFAVVPMVSLSALRAIGNSAITGRILMAVAFFNLILDPLLIFGLFGFPRLELQGAALATVIARGLSFAIALYVLVRREHILGTPSWQWPALRESWRTLLAVGLPAIATNVIIPMSGGVVVALVAKHGADAVAGLGVALRIEPVALIVFYALSSVVGPFMGQNAGAGRYDRLLQTVAVLARFCIAFGLGLAVTLWLVGETLVSLFSESPEVIAVAIAYLSLVPFSYAGYGFVMSANAAFNGLGHPLPGTLISFLRVLGLYLPLAWLGNHYWGITGLFVATLISNLVLGGAAWWWLRRYLGGHQSELSSVAVK; from the coding sequence ATGCCATCGAATCGTAATCAACCGTCCCTGCTTGAAGGCCCGGTCGCGGGCCACCTGCGTCGCCTCGCCTTGCCGATGGTGTGGGGCATCCTCGCCACCATGTCGTTCAATGTGGTGGATACCTATTTTGTTGCGCAACTGGGCAGCGCACCGCTCGCCGCCATGAGCTTCACTTTTCCTGTGGTGATGGTCATCAACGCCCTTGCCATCGGGCTGGGTGCGGGGACTTCCTCCGCCGTTGCACGCGCCTACGGCGCAGGCGACATGCAGCGGGTGCGGCAACTGGTCAGCGACGCCACCTTCCTGGCTCTGCTTATCGCGCTGGTGGTCAGCGCCGCAGGCCTGCTCACCATTGAGCCATTGTTCCGCCTGCTCGGTGCACAGGAGCGACTGTTACCGCTGATCGCCGACTATATGGTGCCCTGGTATTTCGGTGCGGTTTTCGCCGTGGTGCCGATGGTATCGCTGTCGGCATTGCGGGCTATCGGTAATAGCGCGATTACCGGGCGAATTCTGATGGCGGTGGCTTTCTTCAACCTGATACTGGATCCGCTGCTGATTTTTGGACTGTTCGGGTTTCCGCGCCTGGAATTGCAGGGAGCGGCGTTGGCGACGGTGATTGCACGCGGTCTGAGCTTTGCCATCGCGCTTTATGTGCTGGTACGGCGAGAACATATTCTGGGGACACCCAGCTGGCAGTGGCCTGCGCTGCGGGAGTCGTGGCGCACCCTGTTGGCAGTGGGGCTGCCAGCGATCGCTACCAATGTGATCATCCCCATGTCCGGTGGCGTGGTAGTTGCGCTGGTTGCCAAGCATGGCGCCGATGCGGTGGCGGGCCTCGGTGTTGCCCTGCGTATCGAGCCGGTGGCATTAATCGTGTTTTACGCTCTGTCTTCGGTGGTGGGGCCATTTATGGGACAGAACGCGGGTGCCGGAAGGTACGATCGGCTACTGCAAACGGTTGCGGTGCTGGCGAGGTTCTGTATCGCTTTTGGGCTGGGGCTGGCCGTAACCCTGTGGCTTGTGGGGGAAACGCTGGTTTCCCTGTTTAGTGAATCCCCGGAGGTTATCGCAGTCGCTATCGCTTACCTCAGCCTGGTGCCATTCAGTTATGCCGGTTACGGTTTTGTGATGTCTGCTAATGCCGCTTTTAACGGCCTCGGCCACCCGCTACCGGGCACGCTGATTTCCTTCCTGCGGGTGCTGGGTTTGTACCTGCCGCTGGCCTGGTTGGGCAATCACTACTGGGGAATCACCGGGCTGTTCGTGGCGACGTTGATTTCCAACCTGGTATTGGGCGGCGCTGCCTGGTGGTGGTTGCGCCGCTATCTGGGTGGACATCAGTCCGAGCTCAGCAGTGTGGCGGTTAAGTAA
- the prfC gene encoding peptide chain release factor 3, which yields MGQSSNLAGINGRRTFAIISHPDAGKTTVTEKLLLFGNAIQLAGSVKGKKGPHARSDWMTMEQERGISVTSSVMQFPYKERVVNLLDTPGHEDFSEDTYRVLTAVDSALMVIDGAKGVEDRTIKLMNVCRLRTTPILSFINKLDRDIRDPIEVMDEIEEVLNIQAAPINWPLGSGKLFKGVYNLYTDTIHVFKQGQGHTIPEDIQIKGLDSDEATALLGEDAEEIREEIDLVRGATHEFDLEAYRAGELTPVFFGTALGNFGVREMLDGFVEWAPGPQSRATNDRVVQPSEDKFSGFVFKIQANMDPKHRDRIAFMRVCSGTYNRGMKMKHVRIGKDVKIADAVTFMAGDRTHVEEAIAGDIIGLHNHGTIQIGDTFTEGENLKFTGIPNFAPELFRRIRLKDPLKLKQLQKGLQQLSEEGSTQVFFPLDNNDIIVGAVGVLQFEVVAYRLKDEYKVEAIYENVNVNTARWVDSESAKELENFKRKASTNLALDGSGHLTYLAPTRVNLQLAEERYPDVRFYATREH from the coding sequence ATGGGTCAGTCTTCAAACTTGGCGGGCATCAATGGCCGCCGTACCTTTGCCATCATCTCCCACCCGGACGCCGGTAAAACCACGGTGACCGAGAAGCTGCTGTTGTTCGGAAATGCGATCCAGCTGGCGGGGTCGGTCAAGGGCAAGAAGGGCCCCCACGCGCGTTCTGACTGGATGACCATGGAGCAGGAGCGGGGTATTTCCGTGACCTCCTCCGTGATGCAGTTCCCCTATAAGGAGCGGGTGGTGAACCTGCTGGATACCCCGGGGCACGAGGACTTCTCCGAGGATACCTACCGGGTACTGACCGCGGTGGACTCCGCATTGATGGTGATCGATGGCGCCAAGGGTGTCGAGGATCGCACCATCAAGCTGATGAACGTGTGCCGCCTGCGTACCACGCCGATTCTGTCGTTTATCAACAAGCTGGACCGGGATATCCGCGATCCCATCGAGGTGATGGACGAGATCGAGGAGGTCCTGAATATCCAGGCGGCGCCGATCAACTGGCCGCTGGGCTCCGGTAAGCTGTTCAAGGGTGTGTACAACCTCTATACCGACACCATCCACGTGTTCAAGCAGGGGCAGGGGCACACGATTCCCGAGGATATCCAGATCAAGGGACTGGATTCCGATGAGGCGACAGCGTTGCTGGGCGAAGACGCGGAGGAAATTCGCGAGGAAATCGATCTGGTGCGCGGCGCGACCCACGAGTTTGACCTGGAAGCTTACCGTGCGGGCGAGCTGACGCCGGTGTTCTTTGGTACGGCGCTGGGCAACTTTGGTGTGCGCGAGATGCTCGACGGTTTTGTGGAGTGGGCGCCAGGTCCTCAGTCCCGCGCTACCAATGATCGCGTAGTACAGCCCAGTGAGGACAAGTTTTCCGGCTTTGTTTTCAAGATCCAGGCAAATATGGATCCCAAACACCGCGACCGGATTGCCTTTATGCGTGTGTGCTCCGGCACCTATAACCGCGGTATGAAAATGAAGCATGTACGTATCGGCAAGGATGTAAAAATTGCCGATGCAGTGACCTTCATGGCCGGCGACCGCACCCATGTGGAAGAGGCTATTGCGGGCGATATTATCGGCTTGCACAACCATGGCACCATTCAGATTGGCGATACCTTTACCGAGGGCGAGAACCTGAAATTTACCGGTATCCCCAACTTTGCGCCGGAGCTCTTCCGTCGTATTCGTCTGAAAGACCCGCTGAAACTGAAACAGTTGCAGAAAGGGCTACAGCAGCTGTCCGAAGAAGGATCTACCCAGGTTTTCTTCCCGCTGGATAACAATGACATCATTGTCGGTGCGGTGGGGGTGCTGCAGTTTGAGGTGGTCGCCTATCGTCTGAAGGACGAATACAAGGTGGAAGCCATTTACGAAAATGTAAATGTGAACACCGCACGCTGGGTCGACAGTGAAAGTGCCAAAGAGCTGGAAAACTTCAAGCGCAAGGCCAGCACTAACCTGGCTCTGGATGGATCGGGACACCTGACCTATCTGGCACCTACGCGGGTGAACCTGCAGCTGGCGGAAGAGCGTTATCCAGATGTGCGTTTCTACGCGACGCGGGAACACTGA
- a CDS encoding MarR family winged helix-turn-helix transcriptional regulator — protein MSRTEPKPDREGTDSLRLDRQLCFALYASSRAMTRAYQPMLREFGITYPQYLVLLVLWQWDEERRAADLWTVSALGSELMLDSGTLTPLLKRMEGLALLRRRRSAQDERVTLIEITDTARALRREVKAWRDSALGELAVPKSRLEALHRELWKLLNALQADSSK, from the coding sequence TTGAGTCGAACTGAACCCAAACCTGATCGCGAGGGAACGGATTCCCTGCGCCTGGATCGTCAGTTGTGCTTTGCCCTTTATGCCAGCTCTAGGGCGATGACCCGTGCCTACCAGCCAATGCTGCGCGAGTTCGGAATTACTTATCCACAATACCTGGTGCTACTGGTTCTGTGGCAGTGGGATGAGGAGCGGCGCGCTGCGGACCTTTGGACAGTCAGCGCTTTGGGGAGCGAGCTTATGCTCGATTCCGGTACCCTGACGCCACTGTTGAAGCGGATGGAGGGCCTGGCGCTGTTGCGCCGCCGGCGTAGTGCTCAGGATGAGCGGGTTACGCTGATCGAAATCACGGATACGGCGCGGGCGCTGAGGCGCGAGGTGAAGGCCTGGCGTGACAGTGCGCTGGGCGAACTGGCTGTGCCCAAGAGCAGGCTGGAAGCGCTGCACCGGGAGCTCTGGAAGTTATTAAATGCGCTGCAGGCTGACAGTTCAAAATAG
- a CDS encoding 2-isopropylmalate synthase, whose protein sequence is MNTNKDKLVIFDTTLRDGEQSPGASMTKDEKVRIASMLERMRVDVIEAGFAIASQGDFEAVQAVAETVKDSTVCSLARSVKGDIIRAAESLKKANSSRIHTFIATSPIHMKYKLQMDPEDVLRQAVEAVKLARNYTNDVEFSLEDGSRSEPEFMYRIIEEVIKAGAGTINIPDTVGYGEPGEYGAMFKRVIENVPNSDKAIFSTHCHNDLGLAVANSLSAVMNGVRQVECTINGLGERAGNASLEEIVMAVRTRQDLYPVETGIDTTHIVPTSRLVSSITGFPVQPNKAIVGANAFAHESGIHQDGVLKHRETYEIMRAEDVGWGQNRLVLGKHSGRAAVKARYEELGITFADPAEFNVLFQRFKDLADKKHEIFDEDLQSLISGAADPVEHYQLADLEVRSKSGSNPQAHLQVVIDGESHSCSAEGSGPVDATFKAIESVVGSNADLKLYSVNAVTQGTDSQGSVTVRLERDGKLVNGVGADTDILVASAKAYLDALNLLASKSNKPQGV, encoded by the coding sequence ATGAACACTAATAAAGATAAATTAGTCATTTTTGATACAACCCTGCGCGACGGTGAGCAGAGCCCCGGCGCGTCCATGACCAAAGACGAAAAAGTCCGCATCGCCAGTATGCTCGAGCGTATGCGTGTGGATGTGATTGAAGCCGGCTTTGCCATCGCCAGTCAGGGCGATTTCGAAGCCGTGCAGGCCGTGGCAGAAACCGTAAAAGACTCTACTGTGTGCAGTCTGGCCCGGTCGGTAAAAGGCGATATCATTCGCGCCGCCGAATCCCTGAAAAAGGCCAACTCTTCCCGAATCCATACGTTTATCGCGACATCCCCCATCCATATGAAGTACAAGCTCCAGATGGACCCCGAGGATGTGCTGCGTCAGGCTGTGGAGGCGGTCAAGCTTGCCCGCAATTACACCAACGATGTGGAATTCTCCCTGGAAGATGGCAGCCGTTCCGAGCCGGAGTTCATGTACCGGATCATTGAAGAGGTGATCAAGGCCGGCGCCGGGACCATCAATATTCCCGATACGGTGGGATATGGCGAACCCGGGGAATACGGCGCGATGTTCAAGCGCGTTATTGAAAATGTACCGAACTCTGACAAGGCGATATTTTCCACCCACTGTCACAATGACCTTGGCCTTGCTGTCGCCAACTCCCTGTCGGCGGTGATGAACGGTGTCCGCCAGGTGGAGTGCACCATCAATGGTCTGGGTGAGCGCGCCGGTAACGCATCTCTCGAAGAGATCGTGATGGCAGTACGGACCCGTCAGGATCTTTACCCCGTAGAAACGGGTATCGACACGACCCATATTGTGCCGACGTCGCGCCTTGTCTCGTCGATTACTGGTTTCCCGGTTCAGCCCAACAAAGCGATTGTTGGCGCCAATGCCTTTGCCCATGAATCCGGTATCCACCAGGACGGCGTGCTCAAGCACCGCGAAACGTATGAAATCATGCGTGCCGAAGACGTGGGCTGGGGCCAGAACCGTCTGGTTCTCGGTAAGCACTCCGGCCGTGCCGCGGTCAAAGCGCGCTACGAGGAGCTCGGCATCACTTTCGCTGACCCGGCAGAGTTCAATGTGCTGTTCCAGCGCTTCAAGGATCTCGCCGACAAGAAGCACGAAATCTTCGACGAGGATCTGCAGTCACTGATTTCCGGTGCCGCAGATCCGGTGGAGCACTATCAGCTCGCAGATCTCGAGGTTCGCAGCAAAAGCGGCAGCAACCCGCAGGCGCATCTGCAGGTGGTCATTGATGGCGAAAGCCACTCCTGCAGTGCCGAAGGCAGCGGGCCGGTTGATGCTACGTTCAAGGCAATCGAATCGGTGGTGGGCAGCAATGCAGACCTGAAACTGTATTCGGTCAATGCCGTTACCCAGGGCACCGACTCCCAGGGCAGCGTCACCGTTCGTCTCGAGCGTGATGGTAAACTGGTCAATGGTGTGGGTGCGGATACCGATATTCTGGTGGCATCCGCAAAAGCGTATCTGGATGCATTAAACTTGCTGGCCAGTAAAAGTAACAAGCCGCAGGGCGTTTGA